The Euphorbia lathyris chromosome 2, ddEupLath1.1, whole genome shotgun sequence genome includes a window with the following:
- the LOC136217076 gene encoding exopolygalacturonase-like: MKSSLILSLLFTVLVLLSNVKVQGALLDITKFGAKPNADSTQALMSAWKDACAAPGATGVLVPKGVFKANTVNFVGPCKGEMTFNLQGTLQAPDKIETPGWLSFKHVDKLTITGSGTLDGQGEQMWKTQPLCFKKVTACKSKAINLRLDFVNTGVLEGITSLNSKNFHINIMSCNDFIVRKVKIIAPAESPNTDGIHVARSKGVTIIDTDIGTGDDCVSVGDGTADLKVTNVKCGPGHGISVGSLGLYPKEEPVTGITVSGCTLTNTDNGVRIKSWPDKYGCDVSGIHFSDITMTNVANPVIVDMMYCPYSKCNTKGPSKVKITDISFKGIKGTTPTPEAIKLNCMPGSCNKIELANIDLKQVGGKGVAIANCSNIKPTITGTLSPKGC; the protein is encoded by the exons TTAAAGTACAGGGTGCACTATTGGATATAACAAAATTTGGAGCAAAACCTAATGCAGACAGTACTCAG GCTCTGATGAGTGCTTGGAAAGACGCATGTGCAGCACCAGGTGCGACTGGGGTGCTAGTTCCGAAAGGAGTATTTAAAGCAAATACAGTCAATTTTGTAGGTCCTTGCAAAGGAGAGATGACTTTTAACCTTCAAGGAACATTACAGGCACCAGATAAAATTGAAACCCCTGGTTGGCTTAGTTTTAAACATGTTGATAAACTCACTATAACTGGGAGTGGAACTCTAGACGGTCAAGGCGAACAAATGTGGAAGACCCAACCTTTGTGTTTCAAGAAAGTAACGGCATGCAAGTCTAAAGCAATT AATCTAAGGCTTGATTTCGTAAATACTGGTGTACTCGAAGGTATAACATCCCTCAACAGCAAGAATTTCCATATCAATATCATGTCTTGCAATGATTTCATAGTCCGAAAGGTTAAAATAATTGCACCTGCTGAAAGCCCTAATACAGACGGAATTCATGTTGCAAGATCAAAAGGAGTTACCATTATTGACACTGACATTGGTACTGGTGATGATTGTGTCTCTGTTGGTGATGGAACGGCGGACTTAAAAGTAACAAATGTGAAATGTGGACCTGGACATGGAATTAGTGTAGGAAGTTTAGGACTTTATCCAAAAGAGGAACCTGTAACTGGAATCACAGTTTCAGGATGTACCCTTACAAACACTGATAATGGTGTGAGAATTAAATCATGGCCAGACAAATACGGTTGTGACGTATCTGGTATACACTTTTCAGATATTACCATGACAAATGTTGCAAATCCTGTCATTGTAGATATGATGTATTGTCCATACAGTAAATGCAATACCAAG ggTCCATCAAAGGTCAAGATTACTGATATTTCCTTTAAAGGCATAAAAGGTACAACACCCACTCCTGAAGCCATTAAACTCAATTGTATGCCTGGAAGTTGCAATAAAATAGAACTTGCTAACATTGATCTCAAACAAGTCGGTGGTAAAGGCGTTGCAATAGCTAACTGTAGTAATATTAAGCCAACAATTACGGGAACCTTAAGTCCTAAAGGATGTTAA